In a genomic window of Candidatus Flexicrinis proximus:
- a CDS encoding PhoD-like phosphatase N-terminal domain-containing protein — translation MTHPPAEPPFNFTRLWTSIEKEAARGFLRYMSRREFMKAMGTAAAVAAFGRLSRAASLLAQGSASAQVETPGLPNGIASGDVTQTSAVLWARTDMPGTLTFTVQAAGEADRQLTVTGTDPMQPAKVMVEGLTPGTSYTYEVVAAGQTKAVSGTFTTAASLTEKRGIRFGVTGDWRGELRPYVALSNVVEREPAFFVVLGDTIYADYPSEAVNKGQCETLEDFRLKHGKSTANGLAGTTGRKCALLFLYMRASTTTRSPTILPEARGRSACLNSPTIRRC, via the coding sequence ATGACTCATCCGCCAGCAGAACCGCCCTTCAACTTCACCCGTCTCTGGACCAGTATCGAGAAAGAGGCCGCGCGCGGCTTCCTTCGTTATATGTCGCGGCGCGAATTCATGAAGGCGATGGGAACGGCGGCAGCAGTCGCGGCTTTCGGCCGCTTATCACGGGCGGCCTCGCTGCTGGCGCAGGGAAGCGCATCCGCGCAGGTTGAAACACCCGGCCTGCCCAACGGCATCGCTTCCGGCGACGTGACTCAGACCAGCGCCGTCCTCTGGGCGCGGACTGATATGCCCGGCACACTGACGTTTACGGTGCAGGCCGCAGGTGAAGCAGATCGCCAGTTGACGGTGACCGGGACAGACCCAATGCAGCCGGCGAAAGTGATGGTCGAAGGGCTGACGCCGGGAACGTCCTATACCTATGAGGTTGTTGCAGCCGGGCAGACCAAGGCCGTGAGCGGGACGTTTACGACCGCCGCGTCACTGACCGAGAAACGCGGGATACGCTTCGGCGTGACCGGCGATTGGCGCGGCGAACTGCGGCCGTATGTGGCGCTGAGCAATGTCGTCGAGCGCGAACCGGCGTTCTTTGTCGTGCTGGGCGACACGATCTATGCCGATTACCCCAGCGAAGCCGTCAACAAGGGGCAGTGCGAAACGCTGGAGGATTTCCGCCTGAAGCACGGGAAGTCTACAGCGAACGGTTTGGCCGGAACTACTGGCCGGAAGTGCGCGCTGCTGTTCCTTTATATGCGTGCATCGACGACCACGAGGTCACCAACGATTTTGCCGGAGGCGCGGGGCCGTTCAGCATGCCTGAATTCGCCAACGATCCGGCGCTGCTGA
- a CDS encoding ScyD/ScyE family protein, whose amino-acid sequence MRTTRVLVGILAALLMLVVPVSAQDMPPLPGDLVVNYLNAPRGVAFDANGNLLIAVAGTGGEGVIEVPSMEDPAVMMSVSYGLSGSVLMMTSEGLSNPWISGLPSYAMPTETIGIYRAIPNGTSVWLVSSSSPQGGAYWADTIVELDAETQRTLRVISLSNFEAVNNPDGNEIDSNVSDIAWGADGTMYITDAGANALLSWTADAGLAVVAAWPDNSVPTSVEVAENGDLYVGFLGLVWPRRRQDRALVGRRAG is encoded by the coding sequence ATGCGTACTACGAGAGTTTTGGTAGGGATTTTGGCTGCACTTTTGATGTTGGTTGTGCCGGTTTCGGCGCAAGATATGCCGCCGCTGCCGGGGGATCTGGTGGTCAACTATCTGAACGCGCCGCGCGGCGTTGCCTTTGACGCAAACGGCAATCTGCTCATCGCGGTGGCCGGGACCGGCGGTGAGGGTGTCATCGAAGTCCCATCAATGGAAGACCCAGCGGTGATGATGTCGGTGAGCTATGGATTGTCCGGCTCGGTGCTGATGATGACGTCGGAAGGCCTATCGAATCCCTGGATCAGCGGCCTGCCGAGCTATGCGATGCCCACCGAAACCATCGGCATCTACCGCGCGATCCCCAATGGGACATCCGTCTGGCTGGTGAGCAGTTCTTCGCCGCAGGGGGGCGCCTACTGGGCCGACACGATCGTCGAACTCGACGCCGAGACGCAGCGCACGCTGCGCGTGATCAGCCTGAGCAACTTCGAAGCAGTCAACAACCCCGACGGCAACGAGATCGACAGCAATGTCTCGGACATCGCCTGGGGCGCAGACGGCACGATGTATATCACCGACGCGGGCGCGAACGCGCTCTTGAGCTGGACGGCGGACGCCGGGCTGGCGGTAGTCGCCGCCTGGCCGGACAACTCCGTGCCGACCTCGGTTGAAGTCGCTGAAAATGGCGACCTGTATGTCGGGTTCCTGGGGCTGGTCTGGCCCCGGCGCCGGCAAGATCGAGCGCTGGTCGGGCGGCGCGCTGGCTGA
- a CDS encoding peptide ABC transporter substrate-binding protein, with the protein MVDGAPKYVSAADFKYTMVRTLDPTVASDYGYVLAPWVVGGAELNGLDVESATYEADRQAAIDALGITAIDANTLEIKVTQSSAAIASIFAMWITTATPGWLIDEVGDVWIEPENIASYGPFAIKSWNHGADLTLIKNPFWAGTDSIPAAKIDEIVFQFLDLDPQFAAFEAGALQVSEVPPSAIPRIKADPALESLYNAAPGSCTYYYGFNQTRAPFNDARVVRALSASIDRQAIVDAVTQAGELPAYMFVLPSMAAAPKQEDYPDQTIKFDPEYAKAQLAEYLAETGQTADQITGSILINNSALHQGIAEAVQAMWSETLGVSIQIASQEFGVYLEQRRDADIFRAGWCFDYPDANNWYYDVFNSAVDPNNHFNNAEYDALTLAAAAAPTVEERVALYAQADAILTNTAAAIAPIYYYVTDDITAAGVERTNSIISREYYEKWDITGM; encoded by the coding sequence ATGGTTGATGGCGCGCCGAAGTACGTTAGCGCGGCCGACTTCAAGTACACCATGGTTCGCACCCTCGACCCGACGGTTGCCTCAGATTACGGTTATGTTCTGGCCCCGTGGGTTGTTGGCGGCGCCGAACTGAACGGCCTCGATGTTGAATCGGCGACCTACGAAGCCGACCGTCAGGCTGCAATCGATGCCCTCGGCATCACCGCGATCGACGCGAACACCCTCGAAATCAAGGTCACCCAGTCTTCGGCCGCGATTGCCTCGATCTTCGCCATGTGGATCACCACCGCCACCCCCGGCTGGCTGATTGACGAAGTCGGCGATGTCTGGATCGAGCCTGAGAACATTGCCAGCTACGGGCCGTTCGCCATCAAGTCCTGGAACCACGGCGCGGACCTGACCCTGATCAAGAACCCGTTCTGGGCCGGCACCGACAGCATCCCCGCCGCCAAGATCGATGAAATTGTCTTCCAGTTCCTGGACCTCGACCCGCAGTTCGCGGCCTTTGAAGCCGGTGCGCTCCAGGTCTCGGAAGTCCCGCCCAGCGCCATCCCGCGCATCAAGGCCGACCCCGCCCTTGAGTCCCTGTATAACGCCGCTCCGGGTTCGTGCACCTACTACTACGGCTTCAACCAGACCCGTGCCCCGTTCAACGATGCCCGCGTCGTCCGCGCCCTGAGCGCCTCGATCGACCGCCAGGCCATCGTCGACGCCGTGACCCAGGCCGGTGAACTCCCTGCTTACATGTTCGTGCTGCCCAGCATGGCTGCCGCACCGAAGCAGGAAGACTATCCTGATCAGACGATCAAGTTCGATCCGGAATACGCCAAGGCGCAGTTGGCTGAATACCTGGCCGAAACCGGTCAGACCGCCGACCAGATCACCGGCTCGATCCTGATCAACAACAGCGCCCTGCACCAGGGGATCGCCGAAGCCGTTCAGGCTATGTGGTCCGAGACCCTCGGCGTCAGCATCCAGATCGCCTCGCAGGAATTCGGTGTGTACCTCGAACAGCGCCGTGATGCGGACATCTTCCGCGCCGGTTGGTGCTTCGATTACCCCGATGCGAATAACTGGTACTACGACGTCTTCAACAGCGCGGTTGACCCCAACAATCATTTCAACAACGCCGAATACGACGCGCTGACCCTCGCCGCCGCTGCCGCCCCCACCGTTGAAGAGCGTGTTGCCCTGTACGCACAGGCCGATGCGATCCTCACCAACACCGCCGCCGCGATCGCCCCCATTTACTACTATGTGACCGACGATATCACCGCTGCGGGTGTTGAACGCACCAACAGCATCATCAGTCGCGAATACTACGAGAAGTGGGACATCACCGGCATGTAA
- a CDS encoding ABC transporter permease, whose translation MGQYIVRRVLWMLVVMFAISVVTFLLMRLVPGGPFNTERGIPDAVIRNLEARYNLDDPLVVQYLNYMTGLILPRFTGPEWRQSQAEDYLVNLDTPILGEGVALRWVNFGPSLNSPNQTVTSMIEDKLPVSFQLGLAALAVALFIGIPVGTVAALRQNTAIDYASMAIAITGVSIPSIISAPLLKYIFAVQLKWLPPNGWGELSHIVLPAFALGFIQSALIARLTRASLLQVLGEDYIRTARAKGLSERVVIGFHALKNSLIPVVTIIGPLAAALLTGTFVVETVFGIPGLGRSFVTSIGNRDYPLIMGTVLVFAAFVVVGNLLVDITYAVLDPRIRYD comes from the coding sequence ATGGGACAGTACATCGTCCGTCGCGTATTGTGGATGCTGGTGGTGATGTTCGCCATCTCGGTCGTGACCTTCCTGTTGATGCGCCTTGTCCCCGGTGGCCCGTTCAATACCGAGCGTGGTATTCCAGATGCGGTGATCCGCAACCTCGAAGCGCGCTATAACCTCGATGATCCGCTCGTGGTGCAGTACCTGAACTATATGACCGGCCTGATTCTGCCGCGCTTTACCGGCCCGGAATGGCGTCAGTCCCAGGCTGAAGACTACTTAGTCAACCTTGATACGCCAATTCTTGGCGAAGGAGTCGCGCTGCGCTGGGTCAATTTCGGCCCGTCGCTGAACTCCCCCAACCAGACCGTGACCTCAATGATTGAAGACAAGCTGCCCGTCTCGTTCCAGCTGGGACTGGCTGCGCTGGCGGTCGCGCTGTTCATCGGTATTCCGGTCGGCACGGTTGCGGCGCTCCGCCAGAACACCGCCATCGATTATGCCAGCATGGCGATTGCCATCACCGGCGTGAGCATTCCCTCCATTATTTCGGCTCCGCTGCTTAAGTATATTTTCGCCGTACAGCTCAAGTGGCTGCCGCCTAACGGTTGGGGCGAACTCAGCCATATCGTCCTGCCCGCGTTTGCACTCGGCTTCATCCAATCGGCGCTGATCGCCCGCCTGACGCGCGCCAGCCTGCTGCAGGTCCTGGGCGAAGATTACATCCGCACAGCCCGCGCCAAAGGGTTGAGCGAGCGTGTCGTGATTGGCTTCCATGCGCTCAAGAACTCGCTCATCCCCGTCGTTACCATCATCGGCCCGCTGGCCGCCGCCCTGCTGACAGGCACTTTCGTCGTCGAAACGGTCTTCGGCATCCCCGGACTGGGCCGCTCGTTTGTGACCTCCATCGGCAACCGCGATTACCCTCTGATCATGGGAACCGTGCTGGTGTTCGCGGCGTTCGTGGTGGTGGGCAATTTGCTGGTCGACATTACTTACGCGGTACTCGATCCGCGTATTCGCTACGACTAA
- a CDS encoding ABC transporter permease, giving the protein MASSTQSPQRDVIRLGERVKGESLWQNSLKRLLSNRMAVLGIIIIILFVLIALFADFVAPYSYDKTSLTNANQSPAWVSAVFPSMIPVGQERGYVKINENFPLGTDKLGRDLLSRILYGSRVSLMVAMIGPLVALTVGVTLGLISGYIGGRVDNMIMRITDVVYAFPTLLFIILLMAFFRPSTGTLEEGTFAHSLNRFDASTGGMFFIFVGIGVTNWTGMARLTRGQVLSIREQEYVVAAKALGVKNGGIMLRHVLPNILGPIIVAETLAIPVYISTEAFLSFIGLGVNPPTPSWGSMISAGAEQLASYPSQAIFPAVALFLFMFAFNFLGDGLRDALDPRMRGR; this is encoded by the coding sequence ATGGCAAGCTCGACTCAATCCCCTCAGCGCGATGTGATCCGCCTTGGCGAACGTGTCAAAGGCGAAAGCTTGTGGCAGAATTCGCTCAAGCGCCTGTTGAGTAACCGCATGGCGGTACTGGGCATCATCATCATCATCCTCTTCGTGTTGATCGCCCTGTTCGCCGATTTCGTTGCCCCCTATAGCTATGACAAGACCTCGCTGACCAATGCGAACCAGTCCCCGGCCTGGGTATCGGCTGTTTTCCCCAGCATGATCCCGGTGGGCCAGGAGCGCGGCTACGTCAAGATCAACGAGAATTTCCCGCTGGGAACCGACAAGCTCGGGCGCGATCTGCTCAGCCGCATCCTTTACGGGTCGCGCGTCTCGCTGATGGTCGCCATGATCGGCCCGCTGGTCGCGCTGACCGTCGGCGTGACGCTCGGCCTGATTTCGGGTTACATTGGCGGTCGTGTCGACAACATGATCATGCGTATCACCGATGTGGTTTACGCCTTCCCGACCCTCTTGTTTATTATCCTGTTGATGGCGTTCTTCCGACCTTCGACCGGAACGCTGGAAGAAGGCACCTTCGCCCATTCGCTCAACCGCTTTGATGCCAGTACCGGCGGGATGTTCTTTATCTTCGTCGGCATCGGCGTAACCAACTGGACGGGCATGGCCCGCCTGACCCGCGGCCAGGTGCTTTCAATCCGTGAGCAGGAGTACGTGGTAGCGGCCAAGGCGCTCGGCGTCAAGAACGGCGGCATCATGCTGCGCCACGTGCTGCCCAACATCCTCGGCCCGATCATCGTTGCCGAGACGCTGGCTATCCCGGTCTATATTTCGACCGAAGCGTTTCTCAGCTTTATCGGCCTGGGCGTCAACCCGCCGACCCCCAGTTGGGGCAGCATGATCAGCGCTGGCGCCGAACAGCTCGCCAGCTATCCCAGCCAGGCGATTTTCCCGGCGGTGGCGCTCTTCCTGTTTATGTTCGCCTTCAACTTCCTCGGTGACGGCCTGCGCGACGCCCTTGACCCGCGCATGCGCGGCCGCTAA
- a CDS encoding ABC transporter ATP-binding protein: MSAEFVTQTAYSTDHRSPARFLWSHVKRQPWLLLAMLVGAFSNAALATSIPYYTGLAFNALNADSSQAVMTTIFSYSLGIVFSQLIRSVLQLMRNGSAETFSQRLERDVRGELYASLLGKSMTFHDGLPVGEIMARVTNDVREINMLMNPGMNLLVGSSMFLLLPLLVSPTIHPALLFTPLLFVAVHTWVQYRFVKRLHPIAQQVRANFGRMNARLAESLDGLQVIKGAAQEDREAERFDALVDDVKAAFVKQGSIEAQYLSNLLLPLAIVLGLVHSIYLFQLGLIDIGGIVAYNGLIGLFGFPVFTSLNSLARLALGYASAQRILSIINTETDLDRNESGHTARIVGDLTFEHVDFGYGDDKAILHDISFTAKAGHTVAVVGQTGAGKSTVTKLINRIYDTHAGRILVDGVDVRDWNLQALRSQISIIEQDIFLYSRTIAENIAFGQPSATMEEIIEAAKKAQAHEFISSFEKGYETIIGQRGVTLSGGQRQRLAIARAFLTNPPILILDDSTSAIDSATEDKIQRAIYAAAQGRTTILITHRLSQIRWADHIVVLRNGRVAAQGTHDDLMQTSDAYRRIFARYEGGTRKTSTQELRAAGD; this comes from the coding sequence ATGTCTGCAGAATTTGTTACGCAAACTGCGTACAGCACGGACCACCGCTCGCCTGCGCGCTTCCTCTGGAGCCACGTAAAGCGTCAGCCCTGGTTGCTGCTGGCTATGCTGGTCGGTGCCTTTAGTAACGCGGCACTGGCGACCTCGATCCCGTACTACACTGGCCTTGCCTTCAACGCGCTTAACGCCGACTCCTCGCAGGCGGTAATGACCACCATCTTCAGCTACTCGCTGGGGATCGTCTTCAGCCAGTTGATCCGTAGCGTCCTCCAGCTTATGCGTAACGGCTCCGCGGAAACCTTCAGCCAGCGCCTTGAACGTGATGTCCGCGGCGAGCTGTATGCGAGTCTGCTGGGCAAGAGCATGACCTTCCACGACGGGCTTCCCGTGGGCGAAATCATGGCCCGCGTGACCAACGACGTGCGCGAGATCAACATGCTCATGAATCCCGGTATGAACCTGCTGGTCGGCAGCAGCATGTTCCTGCTCCTGCCGCTGCTGGTCTCCCCGACCATTCACCCGGCACTCCTGTTTACCCCGCTGCTGTTCGTGGCGGTCCATACCTGGGTGCAGTACCGCTTCGTCAAACGGCTCCATCCCATCGCGCAGCAGGTGCGCGCCAACTTCGGTCGTATGAACGCGCGGTTGGCGGAATCGCTGGATGGCCTGCAGGTCATCAAGGGCGCCGCCCAGGAAGACCGCGAAGCAGAACGTTTCGACGCGCTGGTTGATGATGTCAAAGCCGCCTTCGTCAAGCAGGGCAGCATTGAAGCCCAGTATCTCTCCAACCTGCTGTTGCCGCTGGCGATCGTGCTCGGTCTCGTCCACTCCATCTATCTCTTTCAACTCGGGCTGATCGACATCGGCGGAATCGTCGCCTACAACGGGTTGATCGGGCTGTTCGGCTTTCCGGTGTTCACGTCGCTCAACAGCCTGGCCCGCCTCGCGCTCGGCTATGCCAGCGCGCAGCGCATCCTGAGCATCATCAACACCGAAACCGACCTCGACCGCAACGAGTCCGGACATACGGCCCGCATCGTGGGCGATCTGACCTTCGAGCACGTCGATTTCGGCTACGGGGACGACAAGGCGATCCTGCACGATATCTCCTTCACGGCAAAAGCCGGGCATACGGTGGCGGTCGTCGGCCAGACCGGCGCGGGAAAATCGACCGTGACCAAGCTGATTAACCGGATTTACGACACACACGCCGGCCGCATCCTGGTCGACGGCGTGGATGTCCGCGACTGGAATCTGCAGGCGCTCCGTTCGCAGATCAGCATCATCGAGCAGGATATTTTTCTCTACAGCCGGACAATCGCCGAAAATATCGCTTTCGGCCAGCCCTCAGCTACGATGGAAGAAATCATCGAGGCGGCGAAGAAGGCGCAGGCGCACGAGTTCATCAGCAGCTTCGAAAAGGGCTACGAGACCATTATCGGCCAGCGCGGCGTGACTCTCTCCGGCGGCCAGCGTCAGCGGCTTGCGATCGCGCGCGCCTTCCTGACCAATCCGCCGATCCTGATCCTCGATGACTCGACCAGCGCCATCGACAGCGCGACCGAAGACAAAATCCAGCGCGCAATCTATGCCGCCGCGCAGGGCCGCACCACTATCCTGATCACCCACCGCCTGAGCCAGATCCGCTGGGCGGATCATATCGTCGTGCTGCGCAACGGGCGCGTCGCGGCGCAGGGGACCCATGACGACCTGATGCAGACCAGCGACGCCTACCGTCGCATCTTCGCGCGCTATGAAGGCGGCACCCGCAAGACCTCCACGCAGGAGCTTCGCGCAGCTGGCGATTAG
- a CDS encoding c-type cytochrome translates to MNCHTDTQSVFSLGPSLTGVAERAATRPGYISPEDYLHRSIVEPDAYLVPGFRAIMYREYATQLTEGEINDLIAYLLSR, encoded by the coding sequence ATCAACTGCCACACCGACACCCAGAGCGTGTTCAGCCTCGGCCCGTCGCTTACCGGCGTCGCGGAACGCGCGGCAACCCGTCCCGGCTATATCAGCCCTGAGGATTACCTGCACCGCAGCATCGTCGAGCCGGATGCCTATCTGGTGCCGGGGTTCCGCGCCATCATGTACCGCGAATATGCGACTCAACTGACCGAAGGCGAAATTAATGACCTTATCGCCTATCTGCTGAGCCGGTGA
- a CDS encoding Uma2 family endonuclease — MSANPKQIWTPESYLEFERASETKHEFYRGEVFDMSGASFTHTVIAVNTTRELSSQLRKKPCTVHSNDLRIQVRAAGLFTYPDVIVICGEPRFLDKRNDTVTNPTLIIEVLSKSTESYDRGKKFQHYRTLETLQEYVLISQDSANIERFTRQPGGDWLLSAASGLDATVTLASVGCTLALADVYEKVDFEEQTET, encoded by the coding sequence ATGTCAGCAAACCCGAAGCAGATTTGGACACCCGAAAGCTACCTCGAATTCGAACGCGCCAGCGAGACGAAGCATGAATTTTATCGCGGCGAAGTCTTCGATATGTCGGGAGCAAGTTTCACGCACACGGTCATTGCAGTTAATACTACCCGTGAGCTTTCCTCACAACTTCGTAAAAAACCTTGCACGGTTCATTCGAACGACCTGCGAATTCAGGTGCGCGCGGCCGGCCTATTTACATACCCTGACGTAATCGTTATCTGCGGTGAACCGCGCTTTCTCGACAAGCGAAATGATACCGTCACCAACCCGACCCTCATTATCGAAGTGCTGTCGAAGTCAACGGAGAGCTACGACCGAGGCAAGAAGTTCCAGCATTACCGCACGCTCGAAACGCTGCAGGAATATGTGCTGATCTCGCAGGATAGCGCCAATATCGAGCGCTTCACCCGCCAGCCGGGCGGGGATTGGCTTCTCAGCGCCGCCTCCGGCCTGGACGCGACCGTCACCCTGGCATCAGTTGGCTGCACCCTTGCGCTGGCCGATGTCTACGAAAAAGTCGATTTCGAAGAACAAACGGAAACCTGA
- a CDS encoding alkaline phosphatase D family protein has translation MPEFANDPALLINRTRLYSDAMQAFFEYHPLADTVWQDTGDPRFDGRPKLYRYQTFGSDAAMFIVDARSFRDEAVAEVPILSVFNEEARRGFLAKFWEPGRTMLGRPQMDQLKADLLRAQAEGVTWKFLMLPEPALLSGWLGGFDRWEGYAPERTEFFQFIEEQGIKNVVVVSADVHTTFITALNYQTTPDGPLIPSSAFEVTTGSVAFWPPTGQALVEGAAQFRLVSAEELAAYRAGTLADKDALLEQVYNRLWPTSRAIQS, from the coding sequence ATGCCTGAATTCGCCAACGATCCGGCGCTGCTGATCAACCGGACGCGGTTGTACAGCGACGCGATGCAAGCGTTCTTTGAATATCATCCCCTGGCTGACACGGTCTGGCAGGATACCGGGGATCCGCGCTTCGACGGACGCCCGAAACTCTACCGCTATCAGACCTTCGGCAGCGACGCGGCCATGTTCATAGTGGACGCCCGCAGCTTCCGCGACGAAGCCGTTGCCGAAGTGCCGATCCTGAGCGTCTTCAACGAAGAGGCGCGGCGCGGATTTCTAGCGAAATTCTGGGAGCCGGGCCGGACGATGCTTGGCCGGCCGCAGATGGACCAGCTCAAGGCCGATCTGCTGCGTGCGCAGGCCGAAGGCGTGACGTGGAAATTCCTCATGCTGCCGGAACCCGCGCTGCTCAGCGGTTGGCTGGGCGGGTTTGACCGCTGGGAGGGCTACGCCCCGGAGCGCACCGAATTCTTCCAGTTCATCGAAGAACAGGGGATCAAAAACGTCGTGGTCGTGTCCGCCGACGTGCATACCACCTTCATCACCGCGCTGAATTACCAGACCACGCCCGATGGCCCGCTCATCCCGTCCAGCGCGTTCGAAGTGACCACCGGCTCGGTCGCCTTCTGGCCGCCGACGGGGCAGGCGCTGGTCGAAGGCGCCGCGCAGTTTCGGCTGGTCTCCGCCGAGGAACTGGCGGCCTATCGCGCGGGGACGCTGGCCGATAAGGACGCCCTGCTGGAGCAGGTCTATAACCGCTTGTGGCCGACCTCCAGGGCTATTCAAAGCTGA